The Clostridiaceae bacterium genome window below encodes:
- a CDS encoding LysM peptidoglycan-binding domain-containing protein: MLYFVGNGDTLYSIARRFNVIVQDILNANVICNPNIIFPGQPLIIPESNHSNHELLKAGGHPYYIVLPGDSLYCIAAQLNTTVDNLIEGNDIKNPDLIYPGTELLITYDIPVPEELFNTWKSTGDKYCGQMSSLQIHGIYYIGTFLWQALGYKGMTYLTKLLNHPCPEVRFFTVLSLGRIADGDKVIWSLTQMLKDPDESVVNIATLALKRIRLVKDIGKRVHVTIGENNRLFVNPVYTSPFVLLHEGTPVIVMKWRIPSPTGEEGPVGGIQIYDYVQVLSTGQVGFLPRLGYDEIVMI; this comes from the coding sequence ATGTTATATTTCGTAGGCAACGGGGATACTTTATATAGCATAGCCAGAAGGTTTAATGTGATTGTTCAAGATATTCTGAATGCTAATGTTATCTGCAATCCAAATATTATTTTCCCTGGTCAGCCATTAATAATTCCTGAATCAAACCATTCAAACCATGAATTACTAAAAGCTGGTGGACACCCTTATTATATTGTTTTGCCAGGAGATAGTTTATATTGTATAGCTGCTCAACTTAATACAACTGTTGATAATTTAATAGAGGGAAATGATATAAAAAATCCTGATCTTATCTATCCAGGGACAGAATTGCTGATTACCTATGATATCCCGGTTCCAGAAGAATTATTTAATACTTGGAAATCAACAGGAGACAAGTACTGTGGCCAAATGTCTTCTCTGCAAATACATGGAATATACTATATTGGCACATTTTTATGGCAGGCTCTGGGGTATAAGGGGATGACCTATTTAACTAAATTACTTAATCATCCCTGCCCGGAAGTACGATTTTTCACAGTTTTAAGCCTGGGAAGAATAGCTGATGGAGATAAAGTTATATGGAGCCTAACTCAAATGCTAAAGGATCCTGATGAAAGTGTAGTAAACATTGCAACTTTAGCATTAAAAAGGATAAGATTGGTAAAGGATATCGGGAAAAGAGTCCATGTAACTATTGGGGAAAATAACAGATTATTTGTGAATCCGGTATATACGTCACCATTTGTACTATTACATGAAGGCACACCTGTAATAGTAATGAAGTGGAGAATTCCAAGCCCCACTGGTGAAGAAGGACCTGTAGGAGGTATACAAATCTACGATTATGTCCAAGTCCTTTCTACAGGTCAAGTTGGATTCCTGCCCAGGTTGGGATATGATGAAATAGTAATGATTTAG